The DNA sequence ATTTTGCCTAACTCTAACAAAAGCTTAGGCGGACCTTTATAAGCCCGCTTAAAGGCGTTTTGTTCCGTTAATTTCTTTACAGACTGGTTCTGGTTTTGCAGTTAAACACGCTATGTCCACCGCAGTTTGTTTAAGCAACAGCCAACTTAGTTTTAAATATTTTCAAAAATATATTAAAAATGATGTAGAAGAAGTGTGGGTTGTTGCCTTAAATAGCCACAAAAATCCTCTTAAAACACAATGCATTTTTAAAGGAACTGTGGATTGCTGTATTTTACACCCTCGAGATATTTTTCGCTTTGCTTATAAAGAAAATGCCTCGGGAATTATTATTGCGCATAATCACCCCAGCCAATACCCACAGCCTTCCAAAGAAGATGTTTTAATTACCAAAAAATTAAAAAAGGCTAGTTACTTTTTAAACTTGCCTTTAATTGATCACATTATAATTAGTGCTACAACTTACTTTAGCTTTGCCGATAATGGCTGGCCAAAAAACTATTCTTCCTCTTCTTCAATTAAAATCGGCCTGTAAGTTCTTCGTTGCCTTATGCTAATAACCTGTAGCTGATCATTTAATTTAATGTCATAACCCGCTTGTCTGGCTTTTTTTAAATACTCTCTAACAAAATGTTTTTTATATTCTTTTGTTTCCTCTATGGATAACTGCCTATCTGCTGCAGAACTTAACAAAGCTTGTTCTAAAGAGTTTTGTGTGTCGTCAAAATTTTGCTCTTTGTCTAA is a window from the Pseudobdellovibrionaceae bacterium genome containing:
- a CDS encoding JAB domain-containing protein encodes the protein MSTAVCLSNSQLSFKYFQKYIKNDVEEVWVVALNSHKNPLKTQCIFKGTVDCCILHPRDIFRFAYKENASGIIIAHNHPSQYPQPSKEDVLITKKLKKASYFLNLPLIDHIIISATTYFSFADNGWPKNYSSSSSIKIGL